GAAAATCCTCTTTGCGTCCACGCCCTCGTAGTTGTAGCTCTGGTGAGAAAAGATCAGGTCAGATTCTGTTAATATATTTACTTTATAGTCTCTGCCTGAGTAATCAGGGGGTTGATTAATAATGCATTTCTGCATTTTAAGTCCTTATCCATAACATATAAGGGAATATATATGACATATAGACATCAGCTTCTGATCAAAGTGTTTGTTATATAATGTGGattgttgtcgtagtttgcaTGCATAATATAAATTCACCACACCTGTATAAGTTCATCTCCTTGGACGATTCTGGTTGTTGTCAGTAGCTTTCCGTTGTCCTTCCTGTTAAAGGCCCCCTTCAACATGTCTCCCTCCATGGTCCATGCACCCTGTGGAGTGAAACATAAAGCTTATTTAAAAGGAATACTAGGTGTGAAAAGTTTTGCAGAAGGTTGATAGTTTTATGACTGGCACTGTTTGCGGTAGTGAGTACGAATCAACAGGGCACAAGGGTTCCACAATAAAAGTCATAAGTCAAGCCTTGAGCTAACAAAATGAACTCCTACTTGTAGCTCAAAAGTTAAAAGTGATCGAAATACCAACCTTATGTTATAGTATTAAGAACTCAACCGATGATTACACTTAATGACTAAAACGTAGGTAATAGGAGCGAATTGGAGTCTTTTCCTCTAGCGGTCAGTTACTATGTTAACTATAAAGTGCTACGTATGATGTTAAAGGTGCATCCACTCTTTTTCTTACTGATAGTTCCGTTCCGTCGGCCAGGCTGTACTCGAAGGTGACCCCCAGGGTGAAGTCTATTTCCAGGTTGCGGAAGGCGCTGGTCTCCTTGACGTGAAACTTGTCTCCAGTCTGTTCGAGGGTTACCTTGAGGTTGTCGTGAGCAGCCAGCTTCCTCTTCACCATGTTAATTCCTATAAACAAACACATAGAAAATATGTTCAATGGGCTCAATGAACAATCAGAGGAAGTTTGACAGGATTTAATTACTTTACAAGCACATGTAGTTCCTTTGATTGTGTATTATTTGTAGAGTGTACTGTAAGTCAAAAGGCAAACATGTTCAGTGAGACTTAAGCTCCAGTATTTGGCCATCTATTTGAGCAGTTATGGTCACACTttaacaaatacattttttaaagtgattaaataaaacacacacattactaTCAGTTTGATGCACAACTGACATTttcacacagaaacacaaagaTCTTGATTAAATTAAAACATCATCAGTGCTTTCTTGACTGTTATACAGTGCTTCCATTATATCTCATAACACAGAGAGTTCATGTTCATGTtcatcagaatacctttattagtcccacagaggggaaatgtatattgttacagcagaaaaagagccacagacagcttgtTACATATGTTACATGCATTCAAAATgactagtttttttttttttttttaaaccaatgTATCGAATTCcacatatttaaaatgatttGATTGAATTATATAACATGTAATCAGCCTGGTTTGATATAACTCACCCATTTTTTCCATGAATTTCTCATAGTCTTCATTGCGATCAATCTTCCAGTTGCCGTTGAAAGTCATGGTGGCTGTGAGAGTGAGCTGGACAAGTCTGCAGTAAGGAGTGTCTTACTCAAAGTTTGCCACTCCTTTTAAACCGAGCTCGGTTATCTCCTCATCTAATCTCAATGCTGATGTGGCTGTTTAAAGCTCAATTTTTTTAAAGGCAGTACCCACTGATTGGAAGATGCTTTTGCCCTTAATAGAACCATTAAATCGAACCATATGTCATATATATTTCCCCTGTATATCTGTTTGCAAAGGGGGATGGTCATCAGTGCAGGACTGCATAAACTAAGCATGCAACACTTAGAActgaaatattttttttaaatgtcacttgaATACAATCATGTCTGCTTTGTGCTTCCCTGTACACCAAGCTGAGACAAATCAAAAATACTAGTCAAACAAATTGAACCATATAGGAAGACAATTTTCCACAACTTTAAATTTGCTCTGATGTAATCTTTACAAACCTCTTATCACTCATCCAAGATAGTACTGCACTAAATGTAATTGCTTTGTACAAATACAGCGGTGATCAATGAGGTAAGGttgataatacatttcaaatctTTGACCTTTCTTTGACTGCCAATACTGTATAAACGAGACCTTTGATATTCAAAGTTAATATTAACAATCAAACTATTGCGTGTCATTAAGATACACTAAACTGAATATGATGATAagggtgtgtgttttttttagttTAGAAACATTATGTGAATGAACAGAATGAGTTTTTCTTCTCTTAAAATGTTAGAGTGGACAAACAGGAAGAATTAAAAAGCACTTCTTCAACACTGTAGTCAAGTCTATAAAATATGCCCAAAATGGAGAGTATATTTCTTATCTCAGTCTCCGCTAATCTTACTATATTGCTCAAGAGACATTTGTCTGACCTTTAATACTGAATGAATCTTCCTCTTATCAAACAAATTACCTTTACTGTGACTGCAATGATGAAATTGACACGAATTTGAGAACAACTTTATAAAGCCCTGTCAAAGCCAATCTTTAACATAATTATCTCCCACAATGTTTTAACGTTGTTCTAGTGGCATAGATAAAAGTACATACACCATAACCAAAGGaaggtgtggcgcagtggattagTTTGTTGGTGTCTGGCACAGGGGAGCtaaggttcaaaccccactgcagtcagcatgtcgttgtgtcactGGGCAAGATATTTCAACCCAAATTGCTCctttggggattgtccacagtattgagcaagtcgctttggataaaagcgtctaacaagtaataaCTGTTTTGGTATTCGCTGTATGACTACGAAAGCTCCTGCATTATTTGGATCTAACATTTTACAAATGTTGAATGTTTCTTTGGAGCACTGATCCACACAATAAGGTTTTTTGTTTAATATGGTTAGAAGGAAGCTTGTAATGGCAGCATACATTTAGAATTTCTAGCTGAAAGATCTCTGCTTGTTTCATCGTTAATACCATGAGTGGTCATTGTCAACAGATTGTTGTTGAACTGGGAACATTACTCTGATTTAAGCATCATCACTACACTAAATACAAGTAACCTATTTCAAGGATTCATTTAGGGATTTTATTGAGTATGTTTCAAAGTGGAACTTTATTTACTGACCAGCAAAACCAGGCCTGGACTTAGTAAAAAATAGAGATGATCTTTCAACAAACCGCCCAGGAAAAATACTCTTAAGGTTAGTAAATAATTCAGGTTAGTTAACAACTCTGGAATTACACTGTTTACCAGAATTGTATTTGAGGGAGTTACAGTAGGGGGGAGTAAACACAAGTTGAGAAACAACAGGCCCAATAGGCCTGTTATGTTGTCTTGGCAAACATTAATTTGACGTACCCATTTAAGTCCAACTAACTCTTCTTTTAACTTGTTGTAGGTTTCCCAACCTCTGAGACCACATTACTGTTTTAATAACACAGCTAGTGTGAGCAGGTTCTTGACAAGGTGAGCAGGATATTGAACCACCTGGGCCGTATAGTTTCCTGCTAATATAACTAGCTTACCTTAGTTTGTACGTTATTAACTATTCAGTTAGCCGGCGAGCCGTCATCTTTGTTTTGATTCGGGAACAGAGGCGCAACTTGAGAAATGTGtgaaaaacattttataatGTTTAGATTAGCGAAGAGTTTTTCTTCCAAGTGTTGTTATAAATATCGGATGACTACAGTGCAGCGAGAATAACGGTAAGACTCTTTTTACGTTAttgttcaacccagtctcacggcattccGTGTAATAGTCTCGAAATTTatttcaccaacacgattttcccattATTTTCTTGTCACACAGAactattttaaaagcaatgtatttctattggtagtatgtttcgtgcctgcacacgtctttttgtccggtcgggtcttggaagaccggaagctgtgtggttcataaaaacattttcttactcaatatcaagccacgattattgttttattttaagttgtataatgtctaaCTTTTAAgccgtccgtgaggaaaagaaatggggctcagagcctcaccccctaatcccaccaggagcatctgcgctgcggcgtttttagcgatcgcggccactccgtggctcgaagcgtcccagaagctcctcgccgcaaggaatttctaaaatataggatgaatcctatttttgacgcggcgcaggcaggaagtgatgaaaatcaccttgttgtctgctttgctggttgagggggtgcacccaaaaccggctccttctcctcccccccaccaccgtctttcaagtaggagaatacatgccagtgttctcctccggtttacaggcactgtaaattatatatatatatatagaataattatgatgatgaatgcatatttttatacccctaaaatacagcaacacatctttgattcatgtcgtttataactggaatattacaattattattaactgtgtctgtagtctacaatacaacaaaataggaaataacaacaataaacacgatttaaacagacacaaacataaaccatttaactacgtagcctactacttgtcgaagtacaaatgtccaggaaatattccaaaatcaacaacaactgtgaggctgcacacacgacgctccgcttccgcagcgttttgaaacgcgcctggtgggttatgatgcaggaggaggtcgcagcgcggcgcagcgcagccgcagcgcagacgcagcgcagcgcagacgcagcgcagacgcagcgcagcgcagacgcagcgcagcgcagacgcagcGCAGAGCAGACGCAGCGCAGAGCAGACGCAGCGCAGAGCAGACGCAGCGCAGAGCAGATGCAGCGCAGAGCAGACGCAGCGCAGAGCAGACGCttctggtgggatcagggggtcagaatactgaaatctgtatttttaaatctttttttctttctaatttgttattatttacattgcttttaaaatcgttctgtgtgacacgaaaaaaaatggggaaatcgtgttggtgaacacgaatcaatagattactttcgtgactataacacgaaatgccatgagactgggttgaattgTTTCTAAACTAAATGCACAAACTGGGCTAGCAGGTAGTTTGGCATTAATAATAAGTTGTGCAAAGTAActtagtacatttactcaagtactgtacttaagtacgctTTTGagttacttgtactttacttgagtatttacattttttggtgGTAAATGTGTAGGCCTATTATACTCCActaaatgtaatacctttagttactttgcagatttggattaatgaaatatatatatatatatatatatgaaatataatcaacacaacaggatatgtttttgttacatgtgccaagtgctaggactgatTTAGTTACgaaagcttttatgtgcgcagctcctctaGCTTGGAACACTCTGCAAAAAGAACTGAAACTGAGCAtcttggttcccctgcatcattttaacgCACGACTAGATGCAATGACATATGATAATCTTGGTACCTGTCGATAGGTTTGTAAATTGTACCCCATGTAATTAtgttgtatgatgtcctttttgttttctgttgtttttctgttttcatgTCTAACCAactttgcaggtctcccttgaaaaagtgatcgtttgatctcaatgggattttacctggttaaataaaggctacaaacaaacaacacttaaataagactttagttacacctggatgaaataaaactagctgcacctcaccagctttgataaacatattaatgcatcaataattataatgaaatgggccaatctgtATAATGattccttttacttttggtactttaagtacattttgatgccactactttctacttttacttgagtaacatttgtattgcagtacttttactttagggTGACTAGacgtccccgttttccgggGACAGTGCCCGTTTGTATTGCcctgtccccggaaatgtccccgttttttaatatgcgttaaaaacacatagcaacgtgaaataaaacgtttcatgtcaggaaacactgggtaaacactacagactgtggtcaagccagcccccacttcggaaaacacaaggggcgtcgcctggacctggaCACATTCGGGGCTTTGCCGTcaaattttctactgcaagactccccacacaccacatacacaattgcgccatctggtgtcacaaacgtgtgcctgcattagctttgttacggcaatggattgtgggagattctcaaagcacgtgaggatctcttgagggtaaggtgcctgtattatctcggtggacaaaatgtacgtttttattttataaggacaataatgtactgttgtgtttgtttagtttaatgttaattgtttaatgctcacagtcacagcaacatgtttttgtgtgattggctatttgttttatatgatttatcaacgtgatcatcaatagctaatctgagcaccagaacccagctcacgtgtccttttatgctgtccattgaaatgcaggtatgtgagttttgtacaccagtttttttatgtttaatgtttcacattgctccACATGATGCCTTGACTACTAAGTCTTCCATGTTTCTACGCTTCTTCCTCTGTGTCACAGTTTCGGGAATATCAAGATCATTGCACAGGGCCTTGGTCTTGTCATAGACCTCATGTGCTTTCTCGTTACTTCGGTAActtttcagtgtgttctcaactgctgttttgtaatccactgcctgcaccaagtcaagtgtttctttctgcaggtatttgtgcaggccctgagtggttgagagcagtgtctggaaCATGACAAGCATGTAGATGGTACTGAATTTTCAAAGCTTGCTTTCCAGTCCCTTTGCTAGAGGGGCTGAAAGGCTTCCTAAAGTCTTGATCAAAGCAGGCAGGTTTTTGACATGCCCAGCGAACAAGTTGTTTGTCCCCTACCTCTAgctgtttctgaaatgtttgcaatctctgatggtggacaagagatgtggagaagaaagagtagagacactccaggagatcaacgcaggtatgtgagttttgtacaccagtttgtataagtttaatgtttcacattgcttgtgaaaaatatactaccactatatgatcactgatgttttgttgttgactggacacttattttgtaaaagagatAGCATGAGAGGATCTCATAAGCAATGCAGCTCATGTGTCATTTttatatgctgtccattgaaatgcaggaaagtaatcaGCTCTGAGTGATCTGTTGCCGAGGGGACACTACACCAGAGTTACATAAGCACagataaagtgctattttggggggaactcacctcctctggggtcccccaggaagattttttttaaatattgaagttaaacgcatcaatcttgtgcactttgagagcaacattaagagatatggatacatctctcaacacccatatgtcaaaaataaatctcagaatcagaaacaggtttattatttaaaaacacttcattttccaattaaatcataaactatgtcaaattattagaaattgttagtaatcagattaaacagaaaaagggatggaaggaggaaataataatccctcatctcttgctgcttccctcatcacttgccgtttgcggttgaaatgatctcttttgctggccaaacatgctggatggaaagcagtgatgtctcacttgccttggccctgtatctgcagtccctaaatcagtcatgttacccattgactcttgtctgttctgatgttcctgttcattgttgtctccattgtcgttcttgcctgttgtatctccttcttgtgtgtccctttctcctgttctcctttcttcatcctctactctgtttggctcatctgtgatgactgtgtaggtaaacacaaacaagtatgtaaatcaatcagtttccagctctgtcaaataaatgaatttcaagatacacaaatgtgtcttcattaaaatgagtgtcaccacacactcacaaaatgtaatactaaccaattgaaaatagttacatttacattggaaacctcttgtagatatcactgttaagagtagttatctgccaataggacagaatcattcctatacaaatacagtttgagtaattcacttaatattagggatgctccgatcgatcggtcaccgatcgagatcggccgatactcactctaccgatcgatcggtgctctctaaacatgccgatcgcgagagccgatcgcatgacgtaaaatacacttttctctgtgtgccgcaaaacaagctcgccaaaatggcttcaccggtctggcattattttaaggtgtccgaaaaagacagtaaaatagcggtatgcaacgtgtgtgaagcagaaatcctgcagctccgcccgccggaccggtaagcgcagcgaaacacacaacagggagaaccagaccgcagttcatttcctcatattccaaacgagaaattacggtagcaaatcacccggttctttatgaccagaactattaacgggatacaaaccggaggaaccaggcatggagggaggtggcagagacagtgggtgaaactggtaggttttcgcctgtttggggagtttatatattgctcgcataaaatccccggggttttttgctttgtatgtcgggggcgggagatttttgtgattggttgttggtcgcgttgctcgtaaaaaatccccaagctttcagacacgcccagctcaaagattttcaagattttcgaaaagctgctgtgtggacgtaccgtaagcagggtgcgaactggaggggagcagggggagctatagctcccctagtggtgactctaaaataatgatatgatgaccaaatacctttgggcatgttttttttttcaaaggtgtataataagtgaaataaaattatatttagagtttatgattcatgaaaaaagtgtcgcctgcttgcacgctgcccgcagctccacccactacccactcactcacaagctcgtttagttggcactgcatgtttaccaggcattgttgctgctgctgacatgtcgaaaagaaaacaacaacttactttgggcaatttctttaaaaagacggccaaacaacctgatcaagaagaccaaccgaatgtagctggtggtagcacatcgtacgttgtgactgctgctacaacagaaccgagagaggagggagctaacgtcagtgctagtgctaacttgacagctaatgttaacttgggggctgaagagacacaagaagacgagccgttgtgtagtgtgtgtggcgtcgcgtctctccaggcagtgagagggttgtgttgtgctatagctgtattattaatattaatattgttcatggttggtgccgctggctgctcttatcgcgtgtgttcggctctatgtaggctacagccataataggctatagtatagcccatgtgaaacaatgtagcctgtttttgagtaattttaagttgatttaattaaacagtcaaacgttacattggtggtccgtggattatttattatcaagttgattgaagtttgcgtagcccatacatgctcgggaaatctgttgacatgaacatgatccatcgggacgtttcatgtaaatgtagacctgtgtcaccaccccgtgtgcaacagatgttctctttataataggcccatgtctgtgctgttgcaccccccccccccccccgcaaaaaaaaaaatcccggctcccccggagaccgtggtatagttcgcacactgacCGTAAGAGTTAAACctaaacacacttagctattttatctacctctagAACAAGCTAAattagttattataaatatatgtattcttcattgtcgggtcactcattactggatcagtgagctgcatgagaaactgacaggagtcaggagagggagagagagagagggagagaggaaaagagagcgcttccgctaatttctcccgtgttattatccaaagtgaatgtaaacttgaataatgtacatcatttgaatgtaataattaagtttattgttgtttgtggaagctccagtgaatgagccccattaactgagttttaaacatcactttaaatggaagatttaaagtgatgtttaaatcttccatttaggccccgcccactcgatcggatcggtatcggccgatactgattccggcgatcggctccgaaattggcgatcggagcatccctacttaatatattcacttaacacttttaatatagtcattttcacttaatactctaatatagtcatctttctgcattcaaaactaaggaaagctgtacaatttgacatgataatgaggaaaaaaggcctccgacaatgcagataattttttgatcatatccattttaagatgggggtcaaggcttaatatttggGAGCATAGTGTCCCTTGCCTCCTGTCAGGAGCCCCACTGGATTAGCTTTGatctgaaatatttgtataaaaagcttgttagctggctgtccatctcataatgttcacatagaaactagttgtcaataggaaatatcaatcagaagaattatcatttcttgcaaaaatctgtcacaaaagaGGTTGCCCAtttaaatcatagactgtatatataaatggacgtagggtccgtgacgtcacccataggattctgcagagttgccgtgaagcccttagtaggcggagtcggccactaacggctcaacagtgacgtcagagttcaactcccgccttctccagcctgctccaaataagggcaaagaggcggagctgaggcgggacctgctgccaccaagctggaagttccagagctagctgaagctaccaagctaagctaacatgctccccatctgcacgctgccgtcgcattttacctttctaaggtaagcggacatgaaactattcagcaaaactataaataataatctaagttattgagtttttagcataatacttcagaatcttaaaatcccttaacgtttgtatgcaattgtgctaaattcaacactggaatcaagcaaatattaatgtttgcatgacattagttatttatattttgatatcacttaactatacgtttaatacatttaagtcaagctaaggtacatgtgatggtagctagttagtgctcttacctgtgaggcctcctccaaacagcataataaccagactgtatcattcaaactaagtaccagttctagatccttgactttagacaagctaaggtacatgtgatggtagctagttagtgctcttacctgtgaggcctcctccaaacagcataataaccagactgtatcattcaaactaagtaccagttctagatccttgactttagacaaacaattcaaacgacaaaatgtatttaaagaccagaggcggatttaggattgtaggagatccggggcttagcccaggagttgttgggggggggggtgcaggggtaaagtgctattttttttacaagtggggggtggaccaaacatcctttaggggggtcgtcacCCGCTCTAGGAagaattgtttttaaatattgaagttaaaagcatcaatctggtgcactttgagaacaacattaaccctaccttaataataccttaaaggggacatatcatgctatatttgaacaatatattgtagggccatacctatataaagtgtataaatagtttttctttcaaaataccaaacagatcctgcattttagccatgcctcatttcgctctatttgctctttccagcgctgtttttgcaggggctgattctgtgagctgcagcacgcccccctgcaggagaggggagcgtgctctgagatcagctgctgggctgcagcggggagaagagggggagaaaaagagatctgcatcctccgtgttttattcttatattattattatatggagtcgttattcatttgttttaaagctcaataaataacaaagaagacctttgaccggcacttttctaattttgtccggaagatttaaactttaacggatatgttgaccggcgaaataaaaatctaactgaaactctgccgcacggtcccctcgttccttggaagagccggagaggagggtgtttgtcatctgctggtggactaactggagagaattacagtgagggagggattgcattgaattacagcagcgggagcaaacgcttgcctcggggagggagaaaaagagccagagcagagtataaacagaagggcaaccatgcgcgggaagtcttcttcgctgcttttgtggcagactacagcgccacttacaggcctggcatatgtactacagcgtctccagcgcaatggtcggccgtggcccaaccccacattcctctgataggtggagaattgaccaataagcggagcaccacttctgtgacgtagaaaataattcaagatcagtctgtatcagatccgttgcagccccgtttttagagatttgggtatggaggaaaagagagagggttgtgttttctgacacttggtgagttccctggaacaccggagactaggggtgtaatggttcacagaagtcacggttcggttcgtacctcggtttgggggtcacggttcggtacggttcggtacaacaagaaaaagcaaaaaaaagtcccaaatgcataattccaggtttgttgttatttacttttgaacagtagtgcaagtttcagtttaaaaataaggaactctgacattttgaataattaactgtattaaacagttaaaaacaaaccacaaacagtaccacacacactcagatggccatagtatcaacctgatctcaccagaatgcgtgactccaccacgactccttaataccacaatgcgtggtggagtcacgaactttgttacatttgcgtgttggcaccacgcaaacaaccccaatgtaaagtgaatgaggctcctttgtcgtggtgcacacacgcatttctacaacgtcccgcagtgagcttttattctatacaacgttttttaaatctactttatagcgtgtagtaactcacgggaggcttcttttattttatttgtattcataatcatttttatttttcgtcagaatgtaaaaattacattagttacgaatttgtgttctcaaaaaacagtgcattgtgtgcaatgcaactgttaattttattaaattagtttgtttttaaggaaggccagagtttcagctgtgtcaaatagattgttccctttagttaacgttatttaaaagataatgatcatgtcttgtattacgagcgtccattcccattggataacggagaattttacacccggaagtaagtagcctattctccttactgtcgattgattttacagtgatatctgcactactcatcgactaaaaaacaccaaattgtccttgttaattacacaacattgattggtttgaatggtgtacaatgcttttgtattttcccccttcgattcggagaaacaaatattttttcggagtttttggacggcagaagacactacactacccagaatcctcagctatcgtttgggactacaccatgaaccccgtgatcagccctcaagctcttt
Above is a window of Pseudochaenichthys georgianus chromosome 1, fPseGeo1.2, whole genome shotgun sequence DNA encoding:
- the fabp2 gene encoding fatty acid-binding protein, intestinal, coding for MTFNGNWKIDRNEDYEKFMEKMGINMVKRKLAAHDNLKVTLEQTGDKFHVKETSAFRNLEIDFTLGVTFEYSLADGTELSGAWTMEGDMLKGAFNRKDNGKLLTTTRIVQGDELIQSYNYEGVDAKRIFKKY